The genome window TCACAGCACGTTACTAATTTGCAGCAATGTCCAGCATCTTCGACAAATATGCAGCCTCCAGACCAAAAAAACCTACAAGATACCACAAATAGTGAAAGAGAAGGGTGTGGTAGTGACTCATTGAtaaatgaatcaaataatatgCCTTTACATCCAAATCAAAAACCAACAAAGGGACAACGTATTCCTCTTAGCACAACGCGCGAACTTTCAAACATTCCGCGTGtgcttaaaaataaaaataatgccGAGTCGGAGTCAGCTAACGATGGTAATGAAGAGAAAGTGTGGATATATCCGTCGGAACAAATGTTCTTTAATGCAATGAAACGTAAGAATTGGAATCCAAGGGAAGAAGATATGCGTGTTGTTATACCAATGCACAATGCAGTTAATGAAAAAGCATGGAAAGAAATCTTAGAATGGGAAAAATTACACGAGAAGTGAGtatttataaaactttattatcgcgattttaaataatccatttattatatatgaaaatagCAAATGTGGCGGACCAAAATTGGTAAAATTCCAAggtaaagtaaataatatcaCGCCGAAAGCCCGATTACTTAATTTGTTAGGgtaagttttcttttttaatatgttaacTATTGAATTAaagacatttttattaaatgatgcttttttaattatgaagtTATAAGCTTCCTTTTGATAGACACGATTGGGTTGTTGATCGTTGCGGAAAACAAGTGACATATGTAATTGATTTTTACTCCGGACAGCCTGATCCAAAATTTCCTCAAGCGGTCAGCTTTTATTTGGACGTTCGCCCAGCTTTGACTTTTGACGGAGCTTTACACAGATTACGAAGATGgacaaatgatttaaaaatgaattggaTGAATTAATCTGCCAATATTATTGAGgtttgattaaaattattaattacatacTTTTTTAGATGACAAAGAAATGCAAactctttaaattaattttttttaagaattgaataaataaaaattgaagtaATTTAATCTTTTCTATTTAAGgtaaaacaatatattttttcaaatgttCTGGAATTGCGTGAAGTAGTTCTTTACTTTCTAACCATTTTCGACCTGAAATAAGAAGATATTATTTAACGTTGGTACAAATATATGAATTGGTGTAAACAATTGAGGTCAACCTACTGAATAACCGCGTTTGATATCTATATGCACCATCGCAAAGAATTGTGACAATCTTCTTTCCTAGTTATTTCGAAATGAATAGATTACGTgtcaaaatacaaaatttttcttctgtAATATTAATAGGAGGATTGTATACCTGGTCCTAGTATTTTCGCCATCTCGACTGCAGCTACAACATTTAGTGCTGTTGACGCGCCTACATAGAGACCTTCTTCATCTAACAGTCTGTACACCATTTCGATAGATTTTTCATCCGAAATATATAATGCATCGTCTATTAAATCTACATCTGGCTGAAGATTGGTAGTTACACGCCCTTGTCCTATGCCTTCAGTTATCGAGCTTCCCGAGCGCTCGTTCAACACCTTTCCACCActtttaaagtaattatataagaCTGAACCTGGTGGATCAGCAATGAATGATTTAACCTTTgggtttttttcttttaaaaaacgaGTTACGCCTGCAAGGGTGCCACCAGTACCGGTAGAGCACGTGAAGCCATCAACAAGGCCATTAGTTTGTTCCCAAATTTCCGGGCCAGTAGTTTCCAGATGTGCGCGTCGATTTGCAATGTTATCAAATTGGTTAGTCCAAACGGCATTTGGTAGTTTTTCTGCGTGTCTTCGAGCTTGGTGATTATAGTTTTCTGGATTTTCAAAAGCGACTGCCGGAACTGGATAAACTTCCGCtcctaaaaatgaaaatgaaatataataattaaatgataattatgtTTCTAAAGAAAActattgtaatataatttttttttattacctaGCATCCTAAGCAGGTCAATTTTCTCTTGACTTTGAGTGTTTGGCATATAAATTACGCATTTGTATCCTTTTGATCTACAAACATGAGCAAGCCCAATGCCTGTATTACCTAATAATTAAGtgaataaatgatttatcaataattagcATTCACATGATAAAGTTTGTAAAGCTctagaaaaaaatatccctACCGGCAGTGCCTTCCACAACAGTACCACCCGCTTTAAGTTCAcctatataaaaatgtaaatgacGATTTATAATCActattatcatatatttaaatatattattataaacctTTTTCCTCTGAATCTTTGATGACGAATAGAGCAGCGCGGTCTTTTACTGAACCGCCGGGATTCATGAATTCGGCTTTTGCAAGAATATCCGATCCCGTTTCTTCACTTAATCTTTTTAGTCGTATCTGGATTAATTTGCTTGTTTTTCAATAAGATAGATAGATTGGGAACCATAATATAAACATAATGAGTTTACTTACCAGAGGGGTATTTCCTATCGCATCAATGAAGCTATTCGCTACCTAAAAtcataacaaaaatttaaatcaattattataataatttttataaattaattaatacctTAAGGGACGAGGCAACACTATAAAGTCTTGTAAGTCTCGGTAGCCGGCATGTAagcatattttaattttatattattttatttatttctttatttcgtaagaaaaaaaatgtaaaagcaacaatttttttgtgaaactGATTATCAAGAAAGTCACATGTAATTTGTACAAATAAATTCAGATCGTTAATTATTCACTAtcttaaaatctaataaaattaataaaatataaaatgacaAG of Rhizophagus irregularis chromosome 32, complete sequence contains these proteins:
- a CDS encoding Cysteine synthase 1 variant 2 — its product is MNPGGSVKDRAALFVIKDSEEKGELKAGGTVVEGTAGNTGIGLAHVCRSKGYKCVIYMPNTQSQEKIDLLRMLGAEVYPVPAVAFENPENYNHQARRHAEKLPNAVWTNQFDNIANRRAHLETTGPEIWEQTNGLVDGFTCSTGTGGTLAGVTRFLKEKNPKVKSFIADPPGSVLYNYFKSGGKVLNERSGSSITEGIGQGRVTTNLQPDVDLIDDALYISDEKSIEMVYRLLDEEGLYVGASTALNVVAAVEMAKILGPGKKIVTILCDGAYRYQTRLFSRKWLESKELLHAIPEHLKKYIVLP
- a CDS encoding Cysteine synthase 1; translation: MLTCRLPRLTRLYSVASSLKVANSFIDAIGNTPLIRLKRLSEETGSDILAKAEFMNPGGSVKDRAALFVIKDSEEKGELKAGGTVVEGTAGNTGIGLAHVCRSKGYKCVIYMPNTQSQEKIDLLRMLGAEVYPVPAVAFENPENYNHQARRHAEKLPNAVWTNQFDNIANRRAHLETTGPEIWEQTNGLVDGFTCSTGTGGTLAGVTRFLKEKNPKVKSFIADPPGSVLYNYFKSGGKVLNERSGSSITEGIGQGRVTTNLQPDVDLIDDALYISDEKSIEMVYRLLDEEGLYVGASTALNVVAAVEMAKILGPGKKIVTILCDGAYRYQTRLFSRKWLESKELLHAIPEHLKKYIVLP